A DNA window from Grus americana isolate bGruAme1 chromosome 27, bGruAme1.mat, whole genome shotgun sequence contains the following coding sequences:
- the LOC129196981 gene encoding olfactory receptor 14A16-like — MSNSSSMTEFLLLALADTRELQLLHFWLFLGIYLAALLANGLIITAIACGHHLHTPMYFFLLNLSLLDLGSISTTVPKAMANSLWDTRAISYTGCAAQVFFFLISAEYFLLTVMAYDRYVAICQPLHYGTLLGSRACVHMAAAAWGTGFLNAVLHTANTFSIPLCQGNALDQFFCEIPQILKLSCSDSFLREVGVLVVGTCLFFVCFVFIVLSYVQIFRAVLRIPSEQGRHKAFSMCLPHLAVVSMLIRTGTFVYLKPPSISSPSLDLVVTVLYSIVPSSVNPLIYSMRNQELKDALKKLKKLFRWFFELQGVKISPGL; from the coding sequence atgtccaacagcagctccatgaccgagttcctcctcctggcattggcagacacacgggagctgcagctcttgcacttctggctcttcctgggcatctacctggctgctctcctggccaatggcctcatcatcactgccatagcctgcggccaccacctccacacccccatgtacttcttcctcctcaacctctccctcctcgacctgggctccatctccaccactgtccctaaagccatggccaattccctctgggacaccagggccatctcctacacaggatgtgctgctcaggtctttttctttctgatctcagcagaatatttccttctcacagtcatggcctatgaccgctacgttgccatctgccaacccctgcactatgGGACcctgctgggcagcagagcttgtgtccacatggcagcagctgcctggggcactgggtttctcaatgctgtgctgcacacggccaatacattttctataccactctgccagggcaatgccctggaccaattcttctgtgaaatcccccagatcctcaagctctcctgctcagactcCTTCCTCAGGGAAGTTGGGGTTCTTGTGGTTGGTACTTGTTTAttctttgtctgttttgttttcattgtgctgtcctatgtgcagatcttcagggccgtgctgaggatcccctctgagcagggacggcacaaagccttttccatgtgcctccctcacctggctgtggtctcaATGCTTATCAGGACTGGCACGTTTGTCTACTTAAAGCCCCCTTCCATctcgtccccatccctggacctggtggtgacTGTTCTGTACTCCATAGTGCCTTCatcagtgaaccccctcatctacagcatgaggaaccaaGAACTCAAAGATGCtctgaagaagctgaagaaactcTTCAGATGGTTCTTTGAGCTTCAGGGAGTTAAAATCTCTCCTGGCCTTTAG